One stretch of Paenibacillus sp. FSL R5-0341 DNA includes these proteins:
- a CDS encoding DUF2273 domain-containing protein, translated as MLWKEIWDSHRGRITGIIGGIFFGFLYVWIGFWDMLFFALLVFIGYTLGRRSDSKLGSSIPWREWGQWLGDRWRPFK; from the coding sequence ATGCTGTGGAAAGAGATTTGGGATAGTCACAGAGGCCGAATTACCGGAATTATCGGCGGCATCTTTTTTGGATTTCTTTATGTATGGATCGGTTTTTGGGATATGTTGTTCTTTGCACTCTTGGTGTTCATCGGTTATACGTTAGGCAGACGAAGCGATTCGAAGCTGGGTTCGTCCATTCCCTGGAGGGAGTGGGGACAATGGCTCGGCGATCGCTGGCGTCCGTTTAAGTGA
- a CDS encoding Asp23/Gls24 family envelope stress response protein — protein sequence MSTLPTEFERTDIGEIQIAPEVIEVIAGLATLEVKGVAGMSGGFAGGFAELLGRKNLSKGVKVEVGQREAAVDVSVIIEYGYRLPQVATEIQQNVKRSIENMTGLNVNEVNVHIHDVQFKSTEKVEEIDLNSQRVK from the coding sequence ATGAGTACACTACCGACTGAATTTGAACGAACGGATATCGGTGAAATCCAGATCGCACCTGAAGTTATTGAAGTGATTGCTGGATTGGCGACCCTTGAAGTGAAAGGTGTTGCAGGCATGAGTGGCGGATTCGCTGGCGGATTTGCTGAATTGCTTGGTCGCAAAAACCTTTCCAAAGGCGTTAAAGTTGAAGTAGGCCAACGTGAAGCTGCAGTTGATGTTTCCGTAATTATCGAGTACGGATACCGTCTGCCACAGGTGGCTACGGAGATTCAACAGAACGTGAAACGTTCCATCGAGAACATGACAGGCTTGAATGTGAATGAAGTGAATGTGCACATTCATGACGTTCAGTTCAAGAGCACCGAGAAAGTGGAAGAGATCGACCTGAACAGTCAGCGCGTAAAATAA
- the accC gene encoding acetyl-CoA carboxylase biotin carboxylase subunit gives MKFQKILIANRGEIAVRIIRACREIGISTVAVYSEADKDSLHVRLADEAYCIGPTLSKDSYLNFTNLMSVATLTECDAIHPGYGFLAENADFAEICGSCNITFIGPSPEAITKMGDKAVAKQTMKDAGVPVIPGSDGLVENMDEAIMIARDIGYPIIIKATAGGGGKGIRIAEDEETLIKQITAAQQEAQKAFGNAGVYLEKFLTGMKHVEIQIIADKHGNAAHLGERDCSVQRRRQKLVEEAPCPILSEDVRTLMGEAAVRAALAVDYSGAGTLEFLLSPNGEFYFMEMNTRIQVEHPVTEMVTGVDLIREMISVAEGNPLSFRQEDVVINGWAIECRINAEDPDRNFMPSPGKIGFYLAPGGPGVRVDSAAYPGYTISPFYDSMIAKLIVWGANREEAIAKMKRALGEFAIEGISTTIPFHQKLLEHPTFIRGDFDIKFLEENEI, from the coding sequence ATGAAATTTCAAAAAATACTGATTGCGAACCGTGGAGAGATTGCGGTACGTATTATTCGTGCCTGCCGCGAAATCGGCATCTCAACGGTAGCCGTCTATTCGGAAGCAGATAAGGATTCTCTCCATGTTCGTCTTGCAGATGAGGCTTACTGTATCGGACCGACACTGTCCAAGGACAGTTACCTCAACTTCACCAACCTGATGAGTGTAGCTACACTGACGGAATGTGATGCAATCCACCCTGGATACGGTTTTTTGGCGGAGAATGCTGATTTTGCAGAAATCTGTGGTTCCTGCAACATCACATTCATCGGGCCTTCACCTGAAGCCATTACCAAAATGGGGGACAAGGCTGTTGCCAAACAAACGATGAAAGATGCAGGAGTACCTGTTATTCCTGGATCAGACGGCCTCGTTGAAAATATGGATGAAGCCATCATGATTGCTAGAGACATCGGATATCCTATCATTATCAAAGCGACTGCTGGTGGTGGAGGTAAGGGAATTCGTATCGCCGAAGATGAAGAAACGCTGATTAAGCAGATTACTGCTGCTCAGCAGGAAGCACAAAAGGCATTTGGCAATGCAGGTGTATATCTGGAGAAATTCCTGACAGGTATGAAACACGTGGAAATTCAGATCATTGCTGATAAACACGGAAATGCAGCACACTTAGGAGAGCGTGATTGCTCGGTTCAGCGTCGTCGCCAGAAATTGGTAGAAGAAGCTCCTTGTCCGATCCTCTCCGAAGATGTGCGCACACTGATGGGGGAAGCTGCGGTACGGGCAGCCCTTGCTGTGGATTACTCGGGAGCGGGTACATTGGAGTTCCTGCTCAGCCCGAATGGCGAATTCTATTTCATGGAGATGAATACGCGTATTCAGGTAGAGCATCCGGTAACCGAGATGGTTACTGGCGTGGATCTGATTCGTGAGATGATCTCGGTAGCTGAAGGCAATCCACTTTCATTCCGTCAGGAAGACGTGGTTATCAATGGCTGGGCCATTGAATGTCGCATCAATGCAGAAGATCCGGACCGTAACTTCATGCCATCACCAGGCAAAATCGGATTCTACCTTGCACCGGGAGGACCGGGCGTACGTGTAGATAGTGCTGCTTATCCCGGTTATACCATTTCACCTTTCTACGACTCCATGATCGCGAAGTTGATTGTGTGGGGGGCGAATCGTGAAGAAGCGATTGCCAAGATGAAACGTGCGCTTGGGGAATTTGCCATTGAAGGCATATCCACAACAATCCCTTTCCATCAAAAATTGCTGGAGCACCCAACGTTCATTCGTGGTGACTTTGATATCAAATTCCTTGAGGAAAACGAGATTTAA
- the amaP gene encoding alkaline shock response membrane anchor protein AmaP: MAKILDRLLLFIYSISVGAISAAVILLISGVLPYELNYQQEQNVIVASVIAAAILFILSLRFFYISVRRERASLPSVDQRTEFGDVQISMETIENLCLKATSRFRGVRDVKARIRVVESGLEIMIRAVVDGETPIPALTSDLQKAIHDHVQEITGIPVSFVTVYIANVTQSPNYKSRVE, from the coding sequence GTGGCTAAAATACTGGATCGGCTTCTGTTGTTTATATACAGCATAAGCGTTGGAGCAATATCGGCAGCCGTCATTCTTCTGATCAGCGGTGTGCTGCCTTACGAATTGAATTACCAGCAGGAACAAAACGTTATTGTTGCGTCGGTTATTGCAGCAGCGATTTTGTTTATCCTGAGTTTGCGATTTTTCTACATCTCGGTTCGGCGTGAGCGTGCATCGTTGCCGTCTGTGGATCAACGTACTGAGTTTGGTGATGTACAGATTTCGATGGAGACGATTGAGAATCTCTGTTTGAAGGCGACTTCCCGTTTCCGGGGAGTACGTGATGTCAAGGCACGCATACGTGTGGTTGAGTCAGGACTGGAGATTATGATCCGTGCGGTAGTGGATGGAGAGACACCTATTCCTGCGCTGACTTCTGATCTGCAAAAGGCGATACATGATCATGTACAAGAGATTACGGGTATTCCGGTATCTTTTGTCACGGTGTATATCGCTAATGTAACCCAGTCGCCTAACTACAAGAGTCGAGTGGAATGA
- the nusB gene encoding transcription antitermination factor NusB, which produces MKRRLAREIAVQSLYQMEMNEVGAAEAVNMLINEAAEDNETEVVIRDADVMRTYVTEIVQGAWNNKEAIDGLLVDYLKGWQISRLSRVDRQILRLSTYEMVFRDDIPAKVSVNEAIELSKYFGTDESGKFVNGVLGRMIQEVDAIKAKLS; this is translated from the coding sequence ATGAAAAGACGTTTGGCAAGGGAAATTGCAGTACAAAGTCTGTATCAGATGGAAATGAATGAGGTAGGCGCAGCAGAAGCTGTGAACATGCTGATCAATGAAGCCGCTGAAGATAATGAAACCGAAGTGGTTATCCGCGATGCAGATGTAATGCGTACCTATGTTACTGAGATTGTACAAGGAGCCTGGAACAATAAAGAAGCGATTGACGGGCTGCTGGTGGATTATTTGAAAGGTTGGCAGATCAGCCGTCTGTCACGTGTGGATCGCCAGATTCTAAGACTGTCTACGTATGAAATGGTGTTCCGTGATGACATTCCGGCAAAGGTATCCGTCAATGAAGCGATTGAACTGTCCAAATATTTTGGCACAGATGAATCTGGCAAGTTCGTCAATGGCGTACTTGGACGCATGATTCAGGAAGTTGACGCTATTAAAGCAAAATTATCTTAA